The DNA window AAGTTCTCTTGTAACACTTTGATCTTTTATTGTTACAAAAGGATGTCCTCCAGCAGCATAAACCTCTTTTACTAAAGCCTTAACTAAATTCTTAGAATCCTCACCAATAGACTCAATTAAAACTTTTTCTCCTTTTTCTACTCTACACGAGTAAGTAACTAAATTTTTTGCTAGTATTTCAATTCTTTGATCCACGGTAACCTCCATTTAATCACATATTATATTCTATAATTATACAATGAAAAGCTATAAATATATAGTTAATTTTTTATAAATCCTCTTTTAAGTAAAAAAAAAGATGTTATAATAACTATTATATGGAGGTGATTTAATGAAATTGTTTTTTTCCCCAAGTAAAGGAATGCAATATAAAACTTTTAAATATTCTGAGGAAAGTGGTATTATAGATATTCCATTTAAAGAGAAGACAGATTTTTTAATATCAGTTTTAAAAAATTTTTCTCAAGAGGAGATTTCAACTAAATTAAAAATAAAAGGTAAAATATTAGATGATGTTTTAAACATATATAGTAATTTTTATAATCAAGAGGAGAGAGAGGCAATATCTCTTTATGATGGTGTTAGTTATAAGCAACTGGATTTGGAAAAATTTTCTAGAGAAAGCTATAAATATATGAGAGATAATGTTTTTATTTTTTCAGCTTTGTATGGAGTATTAAATGCTTGCACTCCAATAAGACCATATCGTTTAGATATGACAAATAAAATACTTGAAATATCTCCATATGATTTTTGGAGAGAGGATATAGAAAAGTATTTACTACAGTTTAAAGATGAAACTTTTATAAATATTGCATCAAATGAATTTTCTAAAATTTTAAATAGAAAAGTTTTTAATGTGATAGATATTGAGTTTAGACAATGTGATGGAGATAAAATAAAAAATATTAGTACAGAAGCTAAAAAAGCTAGAGGAGCTTTACTTAATTATCTTATTGAAAATAAAATAGCATGCGTAGAAGAGATTAAAAATTTTAATAACCTTGGTTATACATTCTCTTTAGAACTGTCTTCTGAAAAAACTATTTTCTTCATAAAAAAATAGGTTAGATTTTTCTAACCTATTTTTTATCTATTAAATCAGCTACTATTTTGGCTGAACCGTAAATAGTTGGAAGTCCACTTCCTGGGTGAGTACCACCACCTACTAAAAATAGATTTTTATATCCTTCCAATTCATTATGCGGTCTAAACCACAACATCTGCATTATATTATGCGACAAATTAAAAACAGCACCTTTATACACATCATACTCTATTTCCCAATCATTAGGTGTTATTATCTTTAACTCCTCAATGTGATCTCTTATTCCTTTAAACTCTCCTATTTTCTCTAATTTATCTAATAGCAATTGAGTAAAATCATCCTTTTCTAATTCCCAATCTATTTTAGAACTATTATTAGCTACAGGAACTAAAACATAAACTGAAGATTTTCCGTTAGGTGCTAGTGTTGAATCTGTAACTGAGGGATTTTGAACATAGAAAGAAAAATCTCCACCAACAGATTTATTTTCAGATATTTTTTTAACATTTTTTTTATAATCTTTTGCAAAAATTATGTTGTGGTGAGGAATGTTTTTGTATATTTTATCTACTCCTATATATAGCATAAACGTTGAACATGAATATTTTTTCTTTTCTAAATTTTTATTAGAATATTTATTTCTTAGGTCTTCTGGAATTAACTTTTTCATTGCTGTTGAAAAATCAGCATTTATTATTACAGAATCACTCTCGATTATATTACCATTATCTAATTTAACACCAATAGCTTTTTTATCTTTAAATAAAATCTCTTTAACTGGAGTATCTAAAAATATTTCGCCTCCTTTTTTTATAATAAGTTCACTTATTACTTTAGAAACTCTATTTAATCCACCTTCAACATGAAAAACTCCATATTTATGTTCAAGATATGAAATCATAGAAAAAGTTCCAGGAGCAACCCACGGAGACATACCAATATATTTAGCTTGAAAAGTAAAAGATAATTTTAACTCCTCTTCTTTATAATAGTTCCCCAAAACATCATATATTGATTTATGAGCATCTAAATACGGAAGAGCTTTTAAAAAATTAGGTTTTAAATAATCAACTAAAGAAAGGTAGGGGACTTTTAAACAAGGCTCTAATTTTGAAAATTTTTTAGCTTCTCTATTCATATATTCATCATAAGCTTTTGAACTGTAGGGAAATATTTTCTCCATCTCTCCATACATAAGAAATTTTTTATTGTATGAATATGGATTAAAATCATCTAGTCCATAGAATTTTAATCTATACATTGGATTTATTTCAATTAGATTCACCTGTTCATCTAATCTTTCTCCAGCCTCAATAAATATATCCTCTAAAACTTGTGGCATTAGAAAAAATGTTGGACCTAAATCAAATTTATAATCTCCTAAATTAAAGGATGAATTCCTTCCTCCTACATAAGTTTTTTTTTCATAAATTTTAACAGAGTATCCTTTACTAGATAAAAGTAATCCTGCTGCTAATCCTCCTGGACCAGCTCCTACTATTATAATTTTTTTCTTTTCCATTCCCTCACCTCCCATTACGCATTTTTCCTTATATAAATGTATACTCAAGAAATACAACTTTCTTTTTTAAAAAAGTTTTTTTTATGATATAATTTTTTTAACTATTTAGGTAATTAGAGGAGGTTTATAAA is part of the Cetobacterium somerae ATCC BAA-474 genome and encodes:
- a CDS encoding YaaA family protein, giving the protein MKLFFSPSKGMQYKTFKYSEESGIIDIPFKEKTDFLISVLKNFSQEEISTKLKIKGKILDDVLNIYSNFYNQEEREAISLYDGVSYKQLDLEKFSRESYKYMRDNVFIFSALYGVLNACTPIRPYRLDMTNKILEISPYDFWREDIEKYLLQFKDETFINIASNEFSKILNRKVFNVIDIEFRQCDGDKIKNISTEAKKARGALLNYLIENKIACVEEIKNFNNLGYTFSLELSSEKTIFFIKK
- a CDS encoding phytoene desaturase family protein, which encodes MEKKKIIIVGAGPGGLAAGLLLSSKGYSVKIYEKKTYVGGRNSSFNLGDYKFDLGPTFFLMPQVLEDIFIEAGERLDEQVNLIEINPMYRLKFYGLDDFNPYSYNKKFLMYGEMEKIFPYSSKAYDEYMNREAKKFSKLEPCLKVPYLSLVDYLKPNFLKALPYLDAHKSIYDVLGNYYKEEELKLSFTFQAKYIGMSPWVAPGTFSMISYLEHKYGVFHVEGGLNRVSKVISELIIKKGGEIFLDTPVKEILFKDKKAIGVKLDNGNIIESDSVIINADFSTAMKKLIPEDLRNKYSNKNLEKKKYSCSTFMLYIGVDKIYKNIPHHNIIFAKDYKKNVKKISENKSVGGDFSFYVQNPSVTDSTLAPNGKSSVYVLVPVANNSSKIDWELEKDDFTQLLLDKLEKIGEFKGIRDHIEELKIITPNDWEIEYDVYKGAVFNLSHNIMQMLWFRPHNELEGYKNLFLVGGGTHPGSGLPTIYGSAKIVADLIDKK